The sequence TCGGGCATGGCGACGGCGTCGCTGGTGCTCGGGATCCTCGGCGTGCTCGGCGGCTGGTGCCTGTTCGGGCTGCCCTGCATCCTGGCCGTCATCCTCGGCCACCTCGCCCTGCGGGAGACCCGGGACGGCACCCGGTCCGGGCACGGCATGGCGGTCGCCGGCCTCGTCCTGGGCTACGTCTTCGTCGCCCCGATGATCGCCTTCACCGTCATGGCCTTCTTCGGCAGCGTCCTGGGCGCCGCCACTCCCACACCCTGAGCCGGGACGGCAGCAGGTGGACGCCGACCACGGCCGGCAACAGGTGCCCAGACAGGCACCGGAGAGGACGAGAGCACATGAATCACGATCGCACCCGGCTTGGTCGGTCCGTCGAGCTGTCCCGCAAGAACGAGGGCTGCGTGGTCGCGGCCCGGTGGCGCACCGGTGCCGGGTCGCGCGGGATCAACGGCCCCGACGAGGTCGTCATCCGGCTGGCCGAAGACGCGGCACCCGAGGTCCGGGAACGCGGAATCACCTCGGCGGCGCTGCACCAGCTGGGCCGGCAGGTCGACGACATGGTGGCCGAGTTCCACGACCTGCCGAGCGTCGGGGCGTACCAGGTGATGGTGCACTGCTACATCGAGGGCCGGCTGGCCGAGCTGGCGCAGGCGCGGGGTGCCACCGCGCCCGGCTTCGAATCGGACCTGCTGGCCGTCTTCGAGGATCTGACCGGTCGCGGGCACGTCGACCCGCTCGGGGTGCTCGCCACCGCCACCCGCCGGTCACGGGAAGCGCTCCACCAGCTGCTCGACGTCGCCCGCCTGCGGGGTGATCACGACGAGCGGTCCGCATGACGCGGCCACGCGTTCGGCCTGCTCCCGGGCGTCGAGCTGGCCGGCCTGATACGCCGTCTCGATCTGCTGGGCCACCTGGTCGCGTCGCTGGTCACCGACCCGGTTGGCCAGCCCGGCCACCAGACGATCTAGATCGGAGCAGCGCCGGGCCTACGTCACCTCGGCTTCCAACGCTGGCACCTCGGCCGGGTCGACGCCCTGGTCGGCAACTGCCTCGCTGATCGCGGCGCGGGCGGTGTCGCGGTCTGCGGCGCCGGCGAGCAGGTCGTCGGGCGCGCCAGGCCAGCCAGGGAGGCCGTCAAAAAGCACTTTGAGCTGCGGCGCGGCGACGGTAACCAACGCAGCGTTGCTCGTACTCGCGGCCGGCCAGCCGGCCGTGCGCGGCGCCTTCGGCCAGGACGCGGACGGCCAGTTCGCGGTCGTCTCGCCGGACGCGGACCCGGTCGTCCCAGTCGCGCTCACCCCGGCGAGCGAGCAGGTCCGCGACCAGTGCCGCCAGCCGCGCCCGGGTACCCGCCGCCTCCACCGCCCGCAGACGCCGGTCGTACTCGGTCGCGTCGAGCCGGCCCTCACGCTCGGCGATCCGCACCAGTTTCAGTACCTCCCGCCGGTCCTTACCGGTGGCGCACAGCTTGCCGTACCCCCCGTCAGCGCTGCTGTCGACGCTGCTGCCGCACACGGTTTAGGAAGGGGTAGCGCCTGCCCGTATCCGGCTCGTCCTACCAGGGCATACGCCGGATGGCTTGCTGGCGGTCCCTTGATCATTCCGCGCATGTTCCGGGTGTCGTCTGCTGGGTCCCGGATCCATGGGTTGCCGACGAGGCAAGTTGTTGAAGGCGGGGAAGGCAGGCCGCGACCGCGGGCCACTCGGCTGAGAGCTGTAGCGATCCCCCGTTGGTGTACTTGTCTGCGGTACGACGGCCCCATCGGAAGCTGCTCTCCATCATCTACGGCAGGTGTAACCGCATCGTCCCGCAGCCAACTCCTCGACCGGATGGCGACCCGTAGGAGACATGGTGAGACGGACCCTAGTGATCGGTTCGGCTGTTCTGGCCCTGCTCACTGGTTGCGAGCCCACCGACTCGCCTGCCTACGTACCTGCCACACCGACTGTCTCGCCGTCCCCAACGCCCACGCCGACCTCCAGTTGGTCGCCCACGCCAAAGCAGAGGCCGTCCTCACCGTCGGCTACCACTACCCCAAGCTCAGGAGTGGCGGCGGATGCTGGGCCCATCGATCCGGGCGGTGGAGAGTGCGGGGAAGGCTACTACCGCAGCGTCGACGGCAACTGCGTCCGTCGGCCGATCTCCGGCAGTGATGTGGGGCCACCGTCGGGCGCAACCGCGCAATGCAGAGACGACACGTACAGCTTCAGCCAACATCGCCAAGGCACCTGTTCACAGCATGGTGGGGTCAAAACCTGGTACTGATAGGGGCTCGGCTACCGCTCCTGCGCCGCATGGCCGGGCGCTCGTTGCCCGGCCGCAGCCCAGGTCCTCTGCGGTACACCAACTACAGGTAGGCCTCGATGGTCCCAGCCGGCCAACGGGTCGGTCACCCTTTGTGACCTGGGCAGACGTCGTCGCCAATGGTCGTCGTTCATCACTACTGTCTGACGGCCGACGGCCTGGCGACGGCCTGGCTACCGTCTCATCCGCCTTGCGGGTCGGCTGAGCCTGGTCCTCACTGCCGGCCCCGTTATTCCTCAAGCCATGACTGGGGCGCGATCAACCATGGCTGGCCGGGGTTCTCGCGGTAGGCCACCTGGCCGATCGGAAGGCTCGCCAGCTGCGCCACCGACGAGTTCCGCTCAACGACGTGGTTGATGCACGCC comes from Micromonospora viridifaciens and encodes:
- a CDS encoding DUF3761 domain-containing protein; translated protein: MVRRTLVIGSAVLALLTGCEPTDSPAYVPATPTVSPSPTPTPTSSWSPTPKQRPSSPSATTTPSSGVAADAGPIDPGGGECGEGYYRSVDGNCVRRPISGSDVGPPSGATAQCRDDTYSFSQHRQGTCSQHGGVKTWY
- a CDS encoding DUF1707 domain-containing protein — protein: MCGSSVDSSADGGYGKLCATGKDRREVLKLVRIAEREGRLDATEYDRRLRAVEAAGTRARLAALVADLLARRGERDWDDRVRVRRDDRELAVRVLAEGAAHGRLAGREYEQRCVGYRRRAAAQSAF
- a CDS encoding DUF1707 domain-containing protein — encoded protein: MAGLANRVGDQRRDQVAQQIETAYQAGQLDAREQAERVAASCGPLVVITPQAGDVEQLVERFP
- a CDS encoding DUF4190 domain-containing protein, which gives rise to MTYPQPGFEPTRPQPPLPAVREPYPPVSAPPGAYPPMPAPPGPYPPVSAVPYPPGGYPPAVQRVVGQPVLTSGMATASLVLGILGVLGGWCLFGLPCILAVILGHLALRETRDGTRSGHGMAVAGLVLGYVFVAPMIAFTVMAFFGSVLGAATPTP